The genomic region TCCGTGGTGACGGGGGCGATGAGTTCGACGGTCCTGTGGAACAGGTCCGTCGCCGTGTCGGCGGGCCCGACCTCCACCGCGCGCTGGACCACGATGTCGCCGGCGTCGAGCTCGGCGTCCATCAGGTGCGCGGTCACGCCCACCTCGCGCTCACCGTTGATGAGCGCCCAGATCAGGGGCGAGAAACCCGCGTACTTCGGCAGCAGCGAATCATGCACGTTGAGTGTGCCGTGCCGGGGGAGCCCGTAGATGTGCGGGGGGATCCAGGTACGCCAGTTGTTCGCCACGATGATGTCCGGCTCCGCCTCCTTGAGACGGGTGAACAGCTCCTCGTCGTCGGGCCGGTTGCGGATCAGGACGGGGACGCCGTTCTCCTCCGCGAGGTCGGCGACCGAGTCGCTCCAGATCTTCTCGTACGCGTGCTCGCTCCTGGGGTGGGTCACCACCATCACCACGTCATGTGAGGAGTCCAGGAGAGCTCGCAGGGTCCGGTGCCCCCAGGTCTGATAGCCGAACATGACGACCCGCACAGGTTCCTCCTCGGAACGACGATGAAGCTTAGTAAAGCAAGCCTAACCTAAGCACACAATGCCTGTCGCGTCAGGGTGAGTTGACGGCGACCCACCCGGCGCCGTCCGGATCGCGCTGTCGACAGCGTGCAATGATGAGGTTAGCTTTACCTAAGTTCACCCCGGCTGCCGCTCAGCCGGTGTGCTCTGTTCCGCTTTCCCCAGGCCGCCGAAGCGGCTGCCCCCGCACGATGGGAGTGACATGTCACAGGCTTCACCCGACGACGCACCACCGGTCCACGACCTCATAGGAATCGGCTTCGGACCGTCCAATGTGGCCATGGCGATAGCGCTCACGGAGCGCAACGCACGCGTCGGCAGGCAGGAGGCCGTCACCGCTCACTTCTTCGAGAAGCAGCCGCGGTTCGGCTGGCATCGCGGGATGCTGATCGACGACGCCACGATGCAGGTGTCCTTCCTCAAGGACCTGGTGACGCTGCGGAACCCGTCGAGCGAGTTCAGTTTCCTCTGCTACCTGCAGAGCCAGGGGCGTCTGGTCGACTTCGTGAACGGCAAGAGCCTCTTCCCGCTGCGGGTCGAGTTCCACGCCTACTTCGAATGGGCCGCCGCCCAGGTGGACGACATGGTGTCCTACGGGCACGAGGTCGTCGATGTCCGGCCCGTCGTCCACGACGGTGTCGTGGAGTACGTGGACGTGACCTCCCGCTCGGGCTCGGAGACGGTGGTCCACCGGGCGCGGAACCTCGTGATCGGTACGGGCCTGCGGCCGCAGATGCCCGAGGGGATCAAGCGTACGGACCGGATCTGGCACACCTCCGACCTGCTGGCCCGCGTGGGCGGCCTGGACGGGACCGAGGCGCCGTCCCGCTTCGTCGTGGTCGGGGCCGGTCAGAGCGCGGCCGAGAACGTGGCCTACCTGCACCGCCGCTTCCCGGAGGCAGAGGTCTGCGCGGTCTTCTCGCGCTACGGCTACAGCCCCGCGGACGACAGCGGCTTCGCCAACCGGATCTTCGACCCGGACGCGGTCGACGAGTACTTCACCGCCCCGGACGAGACCAAACGCCGGCTGATGGGCTATCACGGCAACACCAACTACGCCGTGGTGGACATCGACCTCATCGACGACCTCTACCGCACGGCGTACCAGGAGAAGGTCCTCGGGACCGAGCGGCTGCGCTTCCTCAACGTGTCGCGGGTCGTCGACGCCGTCGAGACGCCCGACGCGGTCCGCACGACGGTCGAATCGCTGGTCACCGGGGAACGGACGACGCTGGACGCCGATGTGGTCGTCTACGCCACCGGCTACCAGCCCGCCGACGCGCTCGGCCTGCTCGGCGACATCGCGGAGCACTGCCTGCTCGACGACCAGGGGCGGGTCCGCGTCGAGCGCGACTACCGTGTGGCGACCGATCCCGCACTGCGGTGCGGGGTCTACCTGCAGGGCGGTACGGAACACACCCACGGCATCACGTCGTCCCTGCTGTCGAACACCGCGATCAGGGTCGGCGAGATCCTCGACTCGGTCGTGGAACACGGGCAGAAGGACGCGCCCGGCCGACCCCACGACGCCGTCGGAGGGGTGGGCGCTCCTCTCTGAGGCGGGCTCCTCGGGGCCGGGTCATCCGCCCCGGCCCGCGTCGCGGCCCGGCCCGCCGGTGAGTCCGACGGGCCGGGAAGGGTGTTCAGCCGGGAAGCCGCCGCCGGCCGCCCCGAGCCGCCGCCACCAGCTCGGGCAGCGTCGCCAGCTTGACCCGGGGGCGGCCCTCGCGGCGCCCCCGGGCGAGCTCGGCACGCTCGATCTCGGCCAGGCCGCGGGCGTCCACGAGCCGCCGGTTACGGCGCCGCACGAGGCGCTGGAACGCCTTCGCCCCCTGCTCCGCCGCGGGCAGCGTGCCGCCGACGGCATCGTCCAGCAGCGTGCCCACGGTCTCGGCGGCGCAAGTCCGGTTGGCCCCGATGCCGCCCGAAGGGCCGCGCTTGATCCAGCCCACGACATACGTCCCCGGCAGGCCCGTCACCCGGCCGCCCTCGTGCGGAACGGTGCCCGTCCGCTCGTCGAACGGCAGCCCGGCCACCGGCAGTCCGCGCTGACCGACGGCCCGCAGCAACAGCCCGGCCGGTATCTCCCGGCCGTCGTCGCCGCCGGTCACCCGTACCGCGCGGACGCCGCCGTCCCCGAGCGCCTCCACCGGCGCGGAGTGGAAGCGGAACACGATACGGCGCCCCGCAGGCGGCGGGCGGGACCAGTCCACCACCTCGCGGGCGACATCGGCCAGCAGCGCGGCCCGCTCACCGGGTTGCGCGGCGTCGATCGCCGCACCGGTCCTCGGGTCGTGGCCGTCGACGACCAGTTCCACACCGGGCAGGTGCTTGAGCGCGAGCAGTTCTGACCTGGTGTACGCCGCGTCCTCGGGCCCCCGCCGCCCGAGCAGCACCACCTCGCGCACCGAGCCCGCGCGCAGGGCGTCCAGCGCGTGGCCGGCGATGTCCCCGGCCGCCAGCGCGTCGGGGTCCGAGACCAGGATGCGTGCCGCGTCGAGGGCCACATTTCCGTTACCGACCACGACGACCCGCTCCGCGGACAGGTCCACGGCGTCCGGAGCGACCTCGGGGTGGGCGTTGTACCAGGAGACGAACGTCGTCGCGCAGACGCTGCCGGGCAGGTCCTCGCCGGGTATCCCGAGCCGGCGGCCGGCCGCCGCGCCGACGGCGTAGATCACCGCGTCATGATGCGCGGCGAGCTCCTCGGGAGTGATGTCCCTGCCCACGTCGAGGCCGAGGCACATGCGCACCCTCGGGTGCGTGTGGAACCTGGCGAACGTGTCTCCGGCCTTCTTCGTGGACAGGTGGTCGGGCGCCACACCGTAGCGGATGAGCCCGCCCGCGACCGGCAGCCGGTCGATCAGCGTCACCTCGGCGCCCGTGTGCAGCAGCAGGTCCTCGGCGGCGTACATCCCGGCCGGGCCCGTGCCCACGACCGCGACCCGGAGCGGTCCGAAGTCCGACGGCAGACTGCGGTCGAAGGACGGCTCTCCCCACACGTGGAAGTTCGGCCCCTCGGGGGCCCGGGCGGGCTCCCGGTCCGCGAAGTACGCCGCGTTGAGCGGGCCGTACTCCCGCTGCGAGGAGGGGAGGCTGTCCACCGGGAAGACGGCATCCACCGGGCAGGCGTCGGCGCAGGCGCCGCAGTCGATGCAGGACTTCGGGTCGATGTACAGCATCTCCGTGCGGCCGAAGTCCGGTTCCTCCGGGGTCGGGTGGATGCAGTTCACGGGACACACCGAGATGCAGGTGGCGTCGCCGCAGCACGTCTGGGTGATGGCGTAGGTCATCTCGTCCGCTCAGATCAGATGGGCACGCTTGTAGAACGCCAGGGCGGGCTTGGTGAGCAGCCGGGCCGAGGCCAGGAACTCCATGAGGCCCGAACAGCTCGAGCGCATCATCGACTTGTGGTGCTCGTTGGCCTTCGCCTCGCCGAGGGCGCGCTTGCCGTCGAGTCCGGCGTTGGCGTAGACGTCCTTGTTCACCATGCTGGTGACGATCACGTACGACGCGATCGCGATGACGAGGGCGTTGATCCGCCGTCGCACCGGGCCCGCGCCGCTGAGGTGCTTGCGGGTCTCAGCGCGGGCGAACTTCATGTGCCGGGATTCCTCGACGACATGGATGTTGTTGATGGTGCGGACGAAGGGAACGACCCGCTCGTCCCGCATCCAGTCCCGCTGCATGACGTCGAGGACCTCCTCGGCGACGAGGATCGCCGCGTACGCCGCCTCGCCGAACGCGAGCGTCTTGAAGGCCCGTCCGAGCTCCACCGCGAGCCGGTGCGGCCGGTAGGGCGGGGCACCCAGCTTCTGCGCGCCCCGGGCGAACATGATCGAGTGCCGGCACTCCTCGGCTATCTCGGTCAGCGCCCACTGGACGTCCGCACTCGTGGGGTCCTTCGCGTAGACATCGCGCAGGACCATCTGCTGGAGGATCATCTCGAACCAGATGCCGGTGCTGGCCACCGAGGCGGCTTCCTGGCGCGTCAGTTCCTTGCGCTGCTCCTCGGTCAGCTCGCCCCAGTACGCGGTGCCGTACAGGGTGCTCCACTCCGGGCTCGCACCGTGGAAGTCCTTGTCCAGCGGCGTGTCCCAGTCGACCTCCGTGGCGGGGTCGTACGCCAGCGTGGCGGCCGATTCGAGCAGGCGTCGGGTGAGGTGGTCCTCGGGCGGCCGGTCCTCGGCGCCCGGCCGAACAGTGCTGCTTGCCATGGTGCGGCTCCTCGGTTCGTCAGCGATGTTCCTTGGTGCTGTCACATGTGCGATGTGGGTGACGGCCCGTCATATGCCGGACCGCCGACCGGAGACGACGGCAGCCGTGAGCAAGGGACCGGCGCCGGACCCGGCCGGACTGCCTTCCGTCCTCCTTGTTAGACGGAAGGTATAGCAAGGCGGCCGGGTGGGCCTACCCCCCAGTAAGAAATGTGTGGGCATCCCCGCGATATCTCCTCGCGCGCACCCGTGCGCACGCGTCCCCGCCCGCCTGAGCCGCGGGCGGGGAGGGGTATCCGTTCGTGATGTCGAACATTGTTCGCAATTTCAGCGCGAGTCATTGACGCCACGTTTTCCCGGGCCTACGGTCCCGTCCGAAGTAGCGGTCACGCGTCGAAATATCGAACGTGCCGACCCCCCTTCACGCGTCCCCGCACCTCAGAGACGAGCCGAGACGAGCCGCCATGCAACCACCCCTCCTCAGCCGGCGCCGAGCCCTCGCGGGCGGTGCCGGCGCCCTGGCCGCCGCCGGAGCCCTGGGCTCCCTGTCCGGCTGCGCCGCACCGGCGACCGCCGCGGGTCCGGGACAGACCCTGCTGCGGTACTGGCACCTGTTCGGCGGCGGCGACGGCGTCAACATGCAGGGAATGCTGGACGACTTCCGGGCCGGGCACCCGGAGATCGCGCTGGAGGCCTCGACCTTGCAGTGGGGCGCCCCTTACTACACCAAGCTCGGCATGGCCGGTGCGGGCGGACGGGCCCCCGAGCTGGCCGCCCTGCACCTCGCCAGGCTCGCGGGGTTCGCCCCCGGACGGCTCCTCGACCCGTTCGACCTCGACCTGCTGGCCGAACACGGCGTGCGGGAGAAGGACTTCCCGACGGACATCTGGCGCCGGGGCCAGGTGGGCGGCAAGCAGTACGCCGTCCCGCTCGACACCCACCCCTTCGTCCTCTACTACCAGACCGAGATCTGTGAGAAGGCCGGACTCATGTCGGGCGGCCGGCTCAAGCCGATCAGCGGCGCCGACGACTTCGCCGACGCACTGCGCGCCGCGAAGAAGGCGACCGGGCAGCCGGGTCTGGTGACGGAGACGCTCGGTCCCGACTGCATCACGCCCTGGCGTCTCTTCTCCAGCTTCTACGCGCAGACCGGTGGCACGGTGCTCTCCGCGGACGGCAAGCGCCTCGCCCTCGACGACGCCAAGGCGCTGCGGGTGCTGGAGTACCTGGCCCGGCTCATCGAGGAAGGGCTCATGGTGCGCCGCGTCGACTACGCGGGGTCCATCGGCGTCTTCAACGGGGGGAAGACCGCCTTCCACCTCAACGGCGAATGGGAGATCACCACCTTCAAGACCACCGGACTCCCCTTCTCCATGACCCGCATACCCGCGCTCTTCGGGACCGCGGCCACGCAGGCCGACTGCCACTCCTTCGTCCTGCCGCACCAGGCGGACCGCGGGGGAGCCCCCAACGAGGCGGCCCACACACTCGTCGCCTGGATGCTGAAGAACTCCGTGGCCTGGGCCGAGGGAGGGCACGTGCCCGCCTATCTGCCGGTGCTCGACGACCCCGCCTACCTCGCGCTGAAGCCGCAGTCCGAGTACCGCACCGTGATCGACGACGTGGCGCTGGACGAGCCCGCGTGGTTCGCCGGCTCCGCCTCCCGGCTGTGGATCGAGCTCGGAGCCGTGTTCTCCGGTGTCCTCACCGGCTCCCGGAGCCCGCGCAACGCCCTGACCGAGGCCAAGGCCCGGCTGCGGACACTCCTCGACACCCGCAACCCCCTCCCGGGAGCCGCGTCATGACCTCCACCACCGCGGCGGCACCGGCACCCGTGGCGAAGCCCGCCGAGAGTGCGGGCGGGCGTCCGTCCCGTGCCGTGCACAGGAAGTGGACCGAACACGGCCTGGTGTTCATCGCGCCCTTCCTCCTCGTGTACGCCGGCTTCCTGATCTGGCCGCTGATATCCGGCCTGCACATGAGCCTCACCAGCGAGAACATCACCGGCACCGGGGGCGAGTTCGTCGGCCTCGACAACTACGCCGAGGCGGTGCGCGACCCCGAGGTGTGGTCCTCGCTGTGGAACACCGTCTGGTTCACGGTCCTGTCCACCGTCCCCCTCGTCGTCGTCGGCCTCGTGCTCGCCCTGCTCGCCCACCAGCTGCGGGTGGTGCAGTGGCTGTGGCGGCTCAGCTGGTTCGCGCCGTTCCTGCTGCCGTCCGGGGTCGTGTGCCTGCTCTTCCTGAACATGATCCTGCCGTCCGACTTCGGCCTCGCCGACCAGCTGCTGGCCGCCGTGGGGCTGACGCCCGAGATCGGATGGCTGACGGACGAGCGGTACGCCATGCTCAGCATCGTGGCGACCACCGTCTGGTGGACCGTCGGCTTCAACTTCCTGCTGTATCTCGCCGCCCTCCAGGCCATCCCGGCACATCTGTACGAGGCCGCCGAGCTGGACGGCGCGGGCGCCGGGAAGCGGCTCCTGCACATCACCCTGCCGATGCTCAGCCGCACCACCGGGCTGGTCGTGGTCCTCCAGGTACTGGCCTCGCTGAAGATCTTCGACCAGGTCTACATCATGACCGGCGGCGGCCCCGACGACTCCACCCGTCCGATCCTCCAGTACGTCTACCAGCAGGGCTTCACGGGCTACCGCATCGGCTACGCCTCCGCCGTCTCGTACATCTTCTTCGCCCTGATCCTGACCGTCTCCCTGGTGCAGCCGCTGCTGTCCCGGCGCCGAGCTGAGGAGGCCGCGAAGTGAGCGGTTCCACCACCGTCACCACCCGACCCGCCCCACGGCGGGAGCGTTCCGCCGACGCCGGGGGCCGCCGCCCGCGCTGGACGCCCGGCAGGATCGTCCTCCTCGTCATCGCCCTGCTCCTCACCGCGGC from Streptomyces sp. QL37 harbors:
- a CDS encoding sugar ABC transporter permease; the protein is MTSTTAAAPAPVAKPAESAGGRPSRAVHRKWTEHGLVFIAPFLLVYAGFLIWPLISGLHMSLTSENITGTGGEFVGLDNYAEAVRDPEVWSSLWNTVWFTVLSTVPLVVVGLVLALLAHQLRVVQWLWRLSWFAPFLLPSGVVCLLFLNMILPSDFGLADQLLAAVGLTPEIGWLTDERYAMLSIVATTVWWTVGFNFLLYLAALQAIPAHLYEAAELDGAGAGKRLLHITLPMLSRTTGLVVVLQVLASLKIFDQVYIMTGGGPDDSTRPILQYVYQQGFTGYRIGYASAVSYIFFALILTVSLVQPLLSRRRAEEAAK
- a CDS encoding FAD-dependent oxidoreductase, with translation MTYAITQTCCGDATCISVCPVNCIHPTPEEPDFGRTEMLYIDPKSCIDCGACADACPVDAVFPVDSLPSSQREYGPLNAAYFADREPARAPEGPNFHVWGEPSFDRSLPSDFGPLRVAVVGTGPAGMYAAEDLLLHTGAEVTLIDRLPVAGGLIRYGVAPDHLSTKKAGDTFARFHTHPRVRMCLGLDVGRDITPEELAAHHDAVIYAVGAAAGRRLGIPGEDLPGSVCATTFVSWYNAHPEVAPDAVDLSAERVVVVGNGNVALDAARILVSDPDALAAGDIAGHALDALRAGSVREVVLLGRRGPEDAAYTRSELLALKHLPGVELVVDGHDPRTGAAIDAAQPGERAALLADVAREVVDWSRPPPAGRRIVFRFHSAPVEALGDGGVRAVRVTGGDDGREIPAGLLLRAVGQRGLPVAGLPFDERTGTVPHEGGRVTGLPGTYVVGWIKRGPSGGIGANRTCAAETVGTLLDDAVGGTLPAAEQGAKAFQRLVRRRNRRLVDARGLAEIERAELARGRREGRPRVKLATLPELVAAARGGRRRLPG
- a CDS encoding methionyl-tRNA formyltransferase; translation: MRVVMFGYQTWGHRTLRALLDSSHDVVMVVTHPRSEHAYEKIWSDSVADLAEENGVPVLIRNRPDDEELFTRLKEAEPDIIVANNWRTWIPPHIYGLPRHGTLNVHDSLLPKYAGFSPLIWALINGEREVGVTAHLMDAELDAGDIVVQRAVEVGPADTATDLFHRTVELIAPVTTEALDLIASGHTAFTPQDRSLATFFHKRAEEDIRIDWTWPAEDLERLVRAQSAPYPSAFTHHRGRRLEIVTAVVSEGRYGGTPGRIFYREGDGVVIVAGADARTGRNRGLAVTRVRTEDGEELPATEYFTSMGGYLTGRP
- a CDS encoding extracellular solute-binding protein; the protein is MQPPLLSRRRALAGGAGALAAAGALGSLSGCAAPATAAGPGQTLLRYWHLFGGGDGVNMQGMLDDFRAGHPEIALEASTLQWGAPYYTKLGMAGAGGRAPELAALHLARLAGFAPGRLLDPFDLDLLAEHGVREKDFPTDIWRRGQVGGKQYAVPLDTHPFVLYYQTEICEKAGLMSGGRLKPISGADDFADALRAAKKATGQPGLVTETLGPDCITPWRLFSSFYAQTGGTVLSADGKRLALDDAKALRVLEYLARLIEEGLMVRRVDYAGSIGVFNGGKTAFHLNGEWEITTFKTTGLPFSMTRIPALFGTAATQADCHSFVLPHQADRGGAPNEAAHTLVAWMLKNSVAWAEGGHVPAYLPVLDDPAYLALKPQSEYRTVIDDVALDEPAWFAGSASRLWIELGAVFSGVLTGSRSPRNALTEAKARLRTLLDTRNPLPGAAS
- a CDS encoding diiron oxygenase, with product MASSTVRPGAEDRPPEDHLTRRLLESAATLAYDPATEVDWDTPLDKDFHGASPEWSTLYGTAYWGELTEEQRKELTRQEAASVASTGIWFEMILQQMVLRDVYAKDPTSADVQWALTEIAEECRHSIMFARGAQKLGAPPYRPHRLAVELGRAFKTLAFGEAAYAAILVAEEVLDVMQRDWMRDERVVPFVRTINNIHVVEESRHMKFARAETRKHLSGAGPVRRRINALVIAIASYVIVTSMVNKDVYANAGLDGKRALGEAKANEHHKSMMRSSCSGLMEFLASARLLTKPALAFYKRAHLI
- a CDS encoding lysine N(6)-hydroxylase/L-ornithine N(5)-oxygenase family protein, encoding MSQASPDDAPPVHDLIGIGFGPSNVAMAIALTERNARVGRQEAVTAHFFEKQPRFGWHRGMLIDDATMQVSFLKDLVTLRNPSSEFSFLCYLQSQGRLVDFVNGKSLFPLRVEFHAYFEWAAAQVDDMVSYGHEVVDVRPVVHDGVVEYVDVTSRSGSETVVHRARNLVIGTGLRPQMPEGIKRTDRIWHTSDLLARVGGLDGTEAPSRFVVVGAGQSAAENVAYLHRRFPEAEVCAVFSRYGYSPADDSGFANRIFDPDAVDEYFTAPDETKRRLMGYHGNTNYAVVDIDLIDDLYRTAYQEKVLGTERLRFLNVSRVVDAVETPDAVRTTVESLVTGERTTLDADVVVYATGYQPADALGLLGDIAEHCLLDDQGRVRVERDYRVATDPALRCGVYLQGGTEHTHGITSSLLSNTAIRVGEILDSVVEHGQKDAPGRPHDAVGGVGAPL